The Pleuronectes platessa chromosome 11, fPlePla1.1, whole genome shotgun sequence genome includes a window with the following:
- the si:dkey-177p2.6 gene encoding SERTA domain-containing protein 3 — MLGRGVKRKWSCLEELEVEMVPAAVTEEKEQRGEVEHFVAPSRSEMNHLQQRQRVLGLCLEKLQRYQVGMELSLRRSVLLINTLRQIQEDMQSDGAGAGSPDAPLHGVHPDSRLLREDTREDGPVTCPGCEEGDRDDLPLSPPLSPEFSSQEANTSMDQQKPPPASTISAVSDAVNAMGYLSDLTLDDIFEDIDTSMYETSDLPPVWSTSSLWPVSVSLWADEDQKVRSPGHGSPGSLNELDHIMEILVKC, encoded by the coding sequence ATGTTGGGTCGTGGcgtgaagaggaagtggagctgcctggaggagctggaggtggagatggTCCCGGCTGCAGtgacggaggagaaggagcagcgtGGGGAGGTGGAGCACTTTGTGGCGCCGTCCAGATCCGAGATGAACCAcctgcagcagcggcagcggGTGCTCGGCCTCTgtctggagaagctgcagcGGTACCAGGTCGGGATGGAGCTCAGCCTGCGCCGCTCGGTGCTGCTCATCAACACGCTGCGGCAGATCCAGGAGGACATGCAGAGCGACGGGGCTGGAGCCGGCAGCCCGGACGCTCCCCTCCACGGTGTCCACCCTGACTCCCGTCTTCTCAGGGAGGACACCAGGGAGGACGGGCCGGTCACATGCCCGGGGTGTGAAGAGGGGGACAGGGACGACCTGCCTCTGTCTCCACCGCTGTCCCCTGAGTTCTCCTCTCAGGAGGCAAACACCTCGATGGACCAGCAGAAACCCCCGCCCGCCTCCACGATCAGTGCTGTTAGTGATGCAGTCAACGCCATGGGCTACCTCAGCGACCTCACCCTGGACGACATCTTTGAGGACATTGACACGTCAATGTATGAGACTTCAGATCTGCCTCCTGTGTGGTCGACCAGCTCCTTGTGGCCCGTCAGCGTCTCACTATGGGCGGACGAGGACCAGAAAGTGCGCTCGCCAGGCCACGGCTCACCGGGGAGCCTGAATGAGCTGGACCACATCATGGAGATCCTGGTGAAGTGTTGA